The DNA window AAATATCTGATCATCGCCGGCGCGCTTGTCATCGCGCTCTCGATGTACGGCATGACCAACGTGTACGGCGATCTCGGCTTCTGGTTCATGGCGCGGTCGCGGATGCTGCTGGGCGTTGGACTGCCGCTCGTCTTCGTGCCGATCATGGCCGCATCCTACGATGGCATTCCGCCATCCCTAACCGACCAGGCCTCGGCCCTGATCAACGCCGCCCGCAATACCGGGGGCTCGATCGGCGTCTCCATCGTCTCCAACGTGTTGACGCACCGCGAGCAGTTTCACCAGAGCCGGCTCGTCGAGCAGGTGGTCCCGTCGAGCGCGGAATATCAGAACACGCTGCAGCAGGTCACGAGCTACTTCGCTGCCCAGGGCAGTTCGCTGGCGCAGGCGCATGACCAGGCCATTCAATGGATTGGCGTGCAGGTGCAGGCGCAGGCGTCCTTCCTTGGCTACATGGATGCGTTCCTGGTGCTGATGCTGATCTCGCTTTCCGCCGTGCCGCTCGCGCTTGCGCTCCGCAAGGTCAAGCTGGGCGGTCCGGTCCACATGGGCCACTGAGGCCGATGAAACGATAAGGAGGCCGACATGTTGCTTCATCTGCCAATCGCAATGATGTTAACGCTTTCACCCATCGCCGTTTCCGATTCCGTGCCACAGTTCGACATTGCGAGAGAATGCCGTTTTGAGGGCGGCTCAGTCGGCACCTTCGACCGCTGCTCGCAAGACGAGGCTGCCGCACTTTCCGAGCTCAAGGGGAAATGGGTAACGTTCGGCAGTGTCGATCAGAAAACCTGCATGGCCACGACGAGGATCGGCGGTTTCGCGAGCTACGTCGACCTGTTGACCTGCCTGGAAATGGCGCGCGGCGTTGTGAGCGCAAACAATAATCCCGAGGAGCCGCGCACGAAGTCCGGATCGGAGCCAACGCGACCGGACGGGACCGGCGTAACCGTCGGCGAAGCACATCGGCATTGAGAGGACGATTCCAGGCGGACGCCGCTGATGCGCCGGCGCGAGGCTTCAGCAGCCGCGGCAGATGGCCAGCTTTCGATCGAGCTCGACGTCGAGAACCTGCTGCTGGCGCTCCCACGCCGACAGGACCTCGTTTTGGGGAACGTCCGCTTTTGTAGGCTGCCGATGGCCGATCGGCGCGAGCCAGGGCAATTGCGAGGTCAGAACGCCGGGGTTGTTTTGATCGCGCGCTGCAGCAGGAGAGAGCAGACCGAACAGGGCAACGCCGGCAACAAGTGCTGCGGCAATACTCCTCGAATGCTTCGTTGTGGAGCTGGACATGGTGACACTCCTTTCGCGGGCTCGGGATGAGCAACTCGCTTCTGGTGTCACCTTGACTGATCGCGCCGAGACGCTGAATGCGGGACGGGATCGAATAAATGCTCGTTCGTCTCATCGACCGCAGGTAACGGAACGGCTTACCTGTCAGTCGTCGCTAGCCTAGGCCTCTATCGGATTCGCGTCGCCCGGGACTGCCAGCCTTGTAAAGACATCCTGGCCGGATGGCTCCTGCATCTTGCGCCATTGGGCCGGCGTGATGCCCATATGGGCCTTGAAGGCGCGCTGGAACGCCGCTTCCGATTGATAGCCCACCGACTCCGCCACGGCGCCGGTGGAAAGAGAAGATCTTCTCAGTTCGTTGGCGGCGAGCGTCATTCGGATGTCGGTCAGCAGATCGCTGGCCGAGCGCCCGAGCTTCTCCCGGAACTGGCGCGCAAGGGTTGCCCGCGACATGTTGCACAGACGCGCAAGGTCGGGCAGCGACCATGCGCGCGCAGGTTCGTTGAACAGAGCGGCTACCGCAGGCGCGAGGCGTGGATGACCAGCCAAAGCAAGGATGCCGCGTGGCGAGTCTTCGGTCTCGCTTGCGAGTCGCAGCACAAGCGCAAACATTGCCGTCGATAGCGCGTTCAGCATCGCGCGGCCTCCGAGATGATCGTCCGCGGACTCACTGCGCATCAGTGAGACGAGCCCCGCGAGTTGCGCGGCCGTTTCCTTCTGTCCAAGGTGAGGGCCGGCATGCTGTCCAAGGTGAGGGCCGGCATGCACCACCAGGCGCCGCGGCAGATAGCTGCGCAGCAGGCGGTCGTGCGGCTGAGTAATTGCGAAGTGTCCGCACAACAGATCGAGCCGCTCGTCCGAACCGAAATTTTCGCTGATCGTGAAGTTGAGGGACGCGCGGTTGCGGGCGGGCAGGGGAGCGACCCCGCTGCCATCGTGCATGACATGCCGTGGGTTACCGGGAAGCAAAAGAATGTCGCCGGCCTTGAGCTGCAAGGGGCGGCCTCCTGCCGGATCTTCCAGTGTCGCGGATCCCGCGAGCACGGCGTGGTACGGGATTTCGTTGGTTTCGCCCGGCCCTTGGTCAATGCGCCAAGGCGTGCCGTAGGAGCAGCGCAGGTCGAGCCGTCCGCGCACCGGCATCATCTCGAACAGCCGGCTAAGCCAGTCCATCGAAATCTCCTAAACGGACCAAAGTGAGACGATGGAGCATATAATCGAGCTCCCTCGACATTCAACGTCTCCGGTCGCGGTCATACTGTCACTCCGCAATCGTTCATCCACGCAGGAGTGTCACCATGTCCCGTCTCTCAGTCCCCAGCCTCGAATCCGACACCGGGCCGTCGGGCCAGGTCTATGCCCAGATCAAGAAGGCGATCGGGAGCGTTCCGAACACCTACGCAGCTATCGCCGCCTACGGCCCCGCCGCCCTCAAGTCGGTCCTCGCCGCCGATGCGGTACTCGCCGCGGGCACGCTGACCAAGCGCGATCAGGAAGTGATCAAGCTCGTCATCAGCGCGGTTTCCGGCTGCGAGTATTGCGTCGCCGCTCACAGCCATCTCGCCAGGCTCGCCGGGGTGAAGCCCGATGTCCTTAAGCAGATCCGCGAAGGCCAGCCCACCGGCGATGCCACGCGCGACGCGCTGGTCGGCTTCGTTCGCAAGCTCCAGCAATCCAGCGGCACCGTAAGCGACGAGGATTTCGCCGCGATCAAGGCTGCGGGCTACAGCGATGCCCAGTTAGTCGAGATCAGCCTGGCCTTCGCGACCACGGTCTTCACCAACGTCTTCAACCGCATCAACGACACCGAGATCGATTTTCCCGCAGTCGCATGAAGCGATCCTGCGCGTACCAGATCTCGAACATGAAAGGATCACGACCATGACCATGCTTTCCAACACCGCTCCGAACCCGGTTGTAAGCGCCCTGCGCCGGTCCGGGATGCTCGCAGAGGATCTCGACTACCATATTGTCCGGGCCTCGATGGTGATCATGTTCTTCTTCTTCGGATACCAGAAGTGGTTTCCGTATGAATTCGAAAGACTGGTCCCCTTCATCAGCAACGGACCGCTGATCTGGTGGCTTTATCCGGTCTTTGGCCACGCTGGCGCCAGCTATTTCCTGGGTGTCTCGGAATGGACCTTCGGATCCCTGCTGCTCGCAGGCTTCTGGGACAAGCGGCTCGGCGTTCTCGGCGCTCTCGGCTCGACCGGCACCTTCATCGCGACGGTCACCATCATTCCGTTCATGCCGGAGGGTTGGGACGTCGCCGCGGGAGGCTTTCCTGCGATGACCGGCAACGTGCCCTTCTTGATGAAGGACGTCGTTCTGCTCGCCGTCTCGTTCTATCTCCTGAGGCAGGACCTGGTTCGCTTGACGCGGCAATAACAAGGTGAGTGCCCCGACGAATGCGACGCAATCACCGGCGAGCAAGAGCCCGCCGGTGATTGTAGTTCGGGCTTCCCTGGACGACGAGTGGCCGCTTCGCGCCGGAAGCGGCCAGCGCTTGCAGGATCACGAAATGAGGGTGATCATGCAGAAACGTCTTTATTCCCGGGACGCTCCTATGGCCACACTTGCCTATGCTTTGCTCACCGCGCTGAAGGACCACGCCGCCCACGAGATTTTCGGCATTCCCGGCGATTTCGTGCTGCCGCTGTTCAAGGTCATCGAAGAAAGCAAGATCCTGCCGAGTTTCACGCTGAGCCATGAGCCGGCAGTCGGTTTCGCAGCGGATGCATCGGTGCGGTATCACGGCGGCCTCGGCGTTGCCGTCGTGACCTATGGCGCCGGGGGCTTCAATATCGTCAATTCGATCGCGGGGGCCTATGCGGAGCGCTCGCCGGTGGTCGTGATCGCGGGCGCGCCTGGCGCGCGCGAGCGAACCAGCGGCTTCCTGCTGCATCACCAGGCGCGCACGGTCGATACGCAGCTTGCCGTCTTCAGGGAAATCACCTGCGATCAGGCGGTGCTGACCGATCCCATGACCGCACCTGTGCAGATCGCGCGGGTGTTGCGTAGCGCCCGCGAGTTGTCACTGCCGGTCTATGTCGAATTTCCTCGCGACATGGTGGCGGCTGAGGTCGAGCCCGTCGTGGCGCTGCCGCCGCGGCATGCGGACGCGGGCGCGCTCGCCGAATGCGCCGACGAGATCCTCAAGCGCATTGAAGCAGCCAGGGCGCCGGTCGCGGTGGTCGACGTCGAAATCCGGCGCTACGACATCGAGGACAAAATCGCTGCCTTGGCGCGCAAAATCAATCTCCCTCTGGTGACCACCTTCATGGGACGCGGACTTCTCGAACATGCTCCCGACGTCGTCGCCGGCACCTATCTCGGCGCAGCCGGAGATCCGGCGGTTACCCGGCTGGTCGAGGATGCCGATCTGGTGCTGATGCTTGGCGTCATCCTGTCTGACACCAATTTCGCCCTCTCCAACCGGGCACCAGATCCACGCCGTACCATTCTGGCTTCGAGCCGCGAGGTGCAGATCGGTTATCATTGCTTCCGCGACATGCCGCTCGCCGACCTGATCGAGGCGTTAGAGGCGCGCGCCAGGCCGAGCGGGACGCGGCCGCATCTGCTGAAGCAGCATTCGGTCTATCCGCACGGCCTGCCGGCCGATGATGCGCCGATCTCGCCGTCAGACGTCGCGACCGCGATCAACGACCTGTTCGATCGCCATGGCAAGATGCCGATGACATCGGACATCGGCGACTGCCTGTTCACCGCTATGGAAATTGACAACACAGCGCTCGCCGCGCCCGGCTACTATGCCGGCATGGGCTTTGGCGTGCCCGCAGGCATCGGTGTCGCGGCCACCGGATTGCGGCCCCTGATCCTGGTGGGCGACGGCGCCTTCCAAATGACCGGCTGGGAACTCGGCAATTGCCGCCGCTACGGGCTCGATCCGATTGTCGTGGTTTTCAACAACAAGAGCTGGGAGATGCTGCGGGTTTTCCAGCCTGAATCGCACTTCAACGATCTCGATGATTGGCATTTTGCCGATATTGCCGCCCCGATCGGCGGCGTGGGCGAACGGGTCACCACGCGCCGTGAACTCGCTGCCGCGCTCGATCGCGCTGTCAAGCGGCGCGGCCAGTTCTCATTGGTTGAGGTGATGTTGCC is part of the Bradyrhizobium erythrophlei genome and encodes:
- a CDS encoding AraC family transcriptional regulator gives rise to the protein MMPVRGRLDLRCSYGTPWRIDQGPGETNEIPYHAVLAGSATLEDPAGGRPLQLKAGDILLLPGNPRHVMHDGSGVAPLPARNRASLNFTISENFGSDERLDLLCGHFAITQPHDRLLRSYLPRRLVVHAGPHLGQHAGPHLGQKETAAQLAGLVSLMRSESADDHLGGRAMLNALSTAMFALVLRLASETEDSPRGILALAGHPRLAPAVAALFNEPARAWSLPDLARLCNMSRATLARQFREKLGRSASDLLTDIRMTLAANELRRSSLSTGAVAESVGYQSEAAFQRAFKAHMGITPAQWRKMQEPSGQDVFTRLAVPGDANPIEA
- a CDS encoding carboxymuconolactone decarboxylase family protein, which codes for MSRLSVPSLESDTGPSGQVYAQIKKAIGSVPNTYAAIAAYGPAALKSVLAADAVLAAGTLTKRDQEVIKLVISAVSGCEYCVAAHSHLARLAGVKPDVLKQIREGQPTGDATRDALVGFVRKLQQSSGTVSDEDFAAIKAAGYSDAQLVEISLAFATTVFTNVFNRINDTEIDFPAVA
- a CDS encoding YkgB family protein yields the protein MTMLSNTAPNPVVSALRRSGMLAEDLDYHIVRASMVIMFFFFGYQKWFPYEFERLVPFISNGPLIWWLYPVFGHAGASYFLGVSEWTFGSLLLAGFWDKRLGVLGALGSTGTFIATVTIIPFMPEGWDVAAGGFPAMTGNVPFLMKDVVLLAVSFYLLRQDLVRLTRQ
- the ipdC gene encoding indolepyruvate/phenylpyruvate decarboxylase, with translation MATLAYALLTALKDHAAHEIFGIPGDFVLPLFKVIEESKILPSFTLSHEPAVGFAADASVRYHGGLGVAVVTYGAGGFNIVNSIAGAYAERSPVVVIAGAPGARERTSGFLLHHQARTVDTQLAVFREITCDQAVLTDPMTAPVQIARVLRSARELSLPVYVEFPRDMVAAEVEPVVALPPRHADAGALAECADEILKRIEAARAPVAVVDVEIRRYDIEDKIAALARKINLPLVTTFMGRGLLEHAPDVVAGTYLGAAGDPAVTRLVEDADLVLMLGVILSDTNFALSNRAPDPRRTILASSREVQIGYHCFRDMPLADLIEALEARARPSGTRPHLLKQHSVYPHGLPADDAPISPSDVATAINDLFDRHGKMPMTSDIGDCLFTAMEIDNTALAAPGYYAGMGFGVPAGIGVAATGLRPLILVGDGAFQMTGWELGNCRRYGLDPIVVVFNNKSWEMLRVFQPESHFNDLDDWHFADIAAPIGGVGERVTTRRELAAALDRAVKRRGQFSLVEVMLPRGVTSETLARFVTGFKSARERMAKA